The proteins below are encoded in one region of Geomonas ferrireducens:
- a CDS encoding helix-turn-helix transcriptional regulator encodes MIILLASASGTVLTRWQGLLAEGNRIEQVRTLDELRRTVPSARPDLAMLHRDLVDQAECAVLRTASPATRLFLLSDRPEPDEGLAFLKVGIMGYANTYISAERLKEALNVIEGGGVWLGQQVIQQLILEAAQNAATGRERRLDELLAPLSPMERKVAELIAGGRTNLEIAAELGIVERTVKAHLTSIYGKLPAGNRLSLALLINRG; translated from the coding sequence ATGATCATCCTGCTGGCAAGCGCAAGCGGAACCGTCCTCACCCGTTGGCAGGGACTGCTTGCCGAAGGAAACAGGATCGAACAGGTCCGCACTCTCGACGAGCTGAGGCGGACGGTCCCTTCGGCAAGGCCCGACCTGGCCATGCTGCACCGCGACCTGGTGGACCAGGCGGAGTGTGCCGTCCTGCGCACCGCGTCGCCGGCGACGAGACTTTTTCTCCTCTCCGACCGGCCTGAACCGGACGAGGGTCTCGCCTTTTTGAAGGTGGGGATAATGGGGTACGCCAACACGTACATCTCGGCGGAGCGCCTCAAGGAAGCGCTGAACGTGATTGAGGGGGGCGGGGTATGGCTCGGGCAGCAGGTGATCCAGCAACTGATCCTGGAGGCGGCGCAAAACGCCGCGACGGGGAGGGAGAGGCGCCTTGACGAGCTCCTGGCGCCGCTTAGCCCCATGGAGCGGAAGGTCGCCGAATTGATCGCCGGTGGGAGGACCAACCTCGAGATCGCCGCTGAACTCGGCATCGTGGAGCGCACCGTGAAAGCGCACCTCACCTCGATCTACGGCAAGTTGCCGGCCGGAAACCGGTTGAGTCTGGCACTCCTCATCAACCGGGGGTAG
- a CDS encoding HlyD family type I secretion periplasmic adaptor subunit, giving the protein MEINKNKANGVFRRMPDEEVDFVTDIKTSILVQSPRGGSAILWSTLLLFVIFLIWAGVSEVEQTTRGEGKVIPASQVQVIQNLEGGILSELHVKVGDPVKKGQLLLKIDETRFVSSLEQSQAKSGANKAKAARLRAEAAGSMSFTPPADAPPAIAASERALFESRRAELKNSLDVKQSQIDQRQGELRELNTRLKELNQTYSLYQKEINITRPLVAKGAVSDMELLQLERKASELKGEIETIKQSIPRIQSKISESYSAMRELKLNFSNKAKTEYNEVAAQLGEEAASSMALKDRLDRTLVRSPVNGTVNRILVNTIGGVIQPGMNIVEIVPNEGTLLIEAKIKPADIGFLKPNQKAMVKFSAYDYTIYGGLDARLEQIGADSITDEKKESYYLVTLRTDRNYLGTKEKPLPIIPGMVATVDILAGKRTILSYILKPILKAKYSALRER; this is encoded by the coding sequence GTGGAGATAAACAAGAACAAGGCGAACGGGGTGTTCCGCAGGATGCCCGATGAAGAAGTCGATTTTGTAACGGACATCAAGACCTCGATCCTGGTGCAGTCCCCGCGCGGCGGGAGCGCCATCCTCTGGTCGACGCTGCTCCTTTTCGTCATCTTCCTCATCTGGGCCGGCGTTTCCGAGGTGGAGCAGACCACGCGGGGCGAAGGGAAAGTGATCCCGGCAAGCCAGGTACAGGTGATCCAGAACCTGGAGGGGGGCATCCTCTCCGAACTGCACGTGAAGGTGGGCGACCCCGTGAAGAAGGGGCAGCTCCTTTTGAAGATCGACGAGACCCGTTTCGTCTCTTCCCTTGAGCAGAGCCAGGCGAAATCCGGCGCGAACAAGGCAAAGGCCGCCCGTCTGCGCGCCGAGGCGGCGGGTAGCATGAGTTTCACCCCACCCGCCGACGCCCCACCCGCCATCGCCGCGAGCGAGCGCGCCCTGTTCGAATCGCGCCGCGCCGAACTGAAGAACTCCCTCGACGTGAAACAGTCGCAGATCGACCAGCGCCAGGGGGAATTAAGGGAGCTGAACACGAGGCTCAAGGAGCTCAACCAGACCTACTCCCTTTATCAAAAGGAGATCAACATCACGCGGCCGCTGGTCGCGAAGGGTGCCGTCTCCGACATGGAACTTTTGCAGCTCGAGCGCAAGGCGAGCGAGTTGAAGGGAGAGATCGAGACCATCAAGCAGTCGATCCCGCGCATCCAGTCGAAGATCAGCGAGAGCTACTCCGCGATGCGGGAGCTGAAGCTGAACTTCTCCAACAAGGCGAAGACCGAGTACAACGAGGTCGCGGCGCAGTTGGGCGAGGAGGCCGCCTCCTCGATGGCCCTTAAGGACCGCCTGGACCGCACCCTGGTGCGCTCTCCGGTGAACGGCACGGTGAACCGCATCCTCGTTAACACGATAGGGGGCGTCATCCAGCCCGGCATGAACATCGTGGAGATCGTCCCGAACGAGGGGACCCTCCTCATCGAGGCGAAGATCAAGCCGGCCGACATCGGCTTCCTGAAGCCGAACCAGAAGGCGATGGTGAAATTCTCCGCCTACGACTACACCATCTACGGCGGGCTCGATGCGCGGCTGGAGCAGATCGGGGCCGACAGCATCACCGACGAAAAGAAGGAGAGCTACTACCTGGTGACGCTCAGGACGGACCGCAACTACCTGGGAACCAAGGAGAAGCCGCTCCCGATCATACCGGGCATGGTCGCCACGGTCGACATCCTGGCCGGCAAGCGCACCATCCTCTCGTACATCCTCAAACCGATTCTGAAGGCGAAGTACAGCGCACTGCGCGAGAGGTAA
- a CDS encoding type I secretion system permease/ATPase, which yields MQETDRTAPETQWNLGEDMDRHDDPLLDALLLVAKLHGLPASRTGIVAGLPLVQNRVTVELFPRCAERAGLSSRVVKRPLARISQLQLPAVLLLHNRQAVAVVERDLEEDTFKILLPEAGTGEKSVTRAELEKLYAGFAIFVRPKYRLGREGGVAREAEGTGHWFWGTLTSSWRIYRDVVVASLLINVFGLVSTFYVLNVYDRVIPNSAFETLWVLSIGVTVVYLFGVLMQGLRGYFIDEAGKKANLRISSVLLQRVLNLRLEVRPQSVGSFSNNLREFESILDFITSFSITTLIDVPFIILGLGVIWYIGGEVILAIFIVSIVIMIAYAACIQAPLRRAVENTFAASSQKNAILVEGLAGLETVKMLGAESHVQRSWEDAVGYIATWSARSRFLSSSVNQVAYLVQNLAVVGLVVAGVYAISVGKLTQGGLVALVILSRQVLAPVAQVANLATRFHRAKEAYKTLDDIMKLPVERPAGKTFLHRTRFHGGIGVRGLSFAYPGQSVNALNNITLNIEAGEKVGIIGPIGSGKTTLGKLLLGLFEPGSGMVTMDDTDLRQIDPAELRHYVGYVPQDISLFKGTVRENLTLGADDVDDHSIMRAAELAGVGEFVKKHPLGFDMEVAEFGRGLSGGQRQCVAIARALLLDPPVLVLDEPTSNMDSRSELRLKNNLAEGAKEKTMILITHRASLLELVDRIIVIDNGTVVADGPKGAVLEALQRGHLNI from the coding sequence GTGCAAGAGACAGATAGAACTGCCCCTGAAACACAGTGGAACCTTGGCGAGGACATGGATCGCCACGACGACCCCCTTCTCGACGCGCTGCTGCTGGTCGCCAAGCTGCACGGGCTTCCGGCCTCGCGCACCGGTATCGTGGCGGGACTGCCGCTCGTGCAAAACCGCGTCACGGTGGAGCTTTTTCCCCGCTGCGCCGAGCGCGCCGGCCTCTCCAGCCGCGTCGTCAAGCGCCCTCTGGCACGCATAAGCCAGTTGCAGCTCCCCGCCGTCCTTCTTTTGCACAATCGTCAGGCGGTGGCGGTCGTGGAGCGCGACCTCGAGGAGGACACCTTCAAGATCCTCCTTCCCGAGGCCGGGACGGGCGAGAAGAGCGTCACCCGTGCCGAGCTCGAGAAGCTTTACGCAGGGTTCGCCATCTTCGTCCGCCCAAAGTACCGCCTAGGCAGGGAGGGTGGCGTCGCCCGCGAGGCCGAGGGGACCGGACACTGGTTCTGGGGCACCCTCACCTCCTCCTGGCGCATCTACCGCGACGTCGTCGTCGCCTCCCTGCTCATCAACGTCTTCGGCCTCGTCAGCACCTTCTACGTCTTGAACGTCTACGACCGGGTCATCCCGAACAGCGCCTTTGAGACGCTCTGGGTGCTCTCCATCGGGGTCACCGTCGTCTACCTCTTCGGCGTGCTGATGCAGGGGCTGCGCGGTTACTTCATCGACGAGGCGGGGAAAAAGGCGAACCTCAGGATCTCCTCGGTTCTTTTGCAGCGCGTCCTCAACCTGCGCCTCGAAGTGAGGCCCCAGTCGGTCGGCTCCTTCTCCAATAACTTGCGGGAATTCGAGTCCATCCTCGACTTCATCACCTCCTTCTCCATCACCACCCTGATCGACGTCCCCTTCATCATCCTCGGGCTCGGGGTGATCTGGTACATCGGCGGCGAGGTCATTCTCGCCATCTTCATCGTCAGCATCGTCATAATGATCGCCTACGCCGCTTGCATCCAGGCGCCGCTGCGCCGTGCGGTGGAAAACACCTTCGCCGCCTCCAGCCAGAAAAACGCCATCCTGGTCGAGGGGCTCGCCGGGCTCGAGACCGTGAAGATGCTCGGTGCGGAATCCCACGTGCAGCGCAGCTGGGAGGACGCGGTAGGCTACATCGCGACATGGAGCGCGCGCTCGCGCTTTCTCTCCTCCTCGGTGAACCAGGTCGCCTACCTGGTGCAGAACCTGGCCGTCGTCGGCCTCGTCGTCGCCGGTGTCTACGCCATCTCGGTCGGGAAGCTCACCCAGGGGGGGCTCGTGGCACTGGTGATCCTCTCGCGCCAGGTGTTGGCCCCGGTCGCCCAGGTCGCGAACCTCGCCACCCGCTTCCACCGCGCCAAAGAAGCGTACAAGACCCTCGACGACATCATGAAGCTCCCGGTGGAGCGCCCGGCCGGCAAGACCTTCCTGCACCGCACCCGCTTCCACGGGGGGATCGGCGTTCGCGGGCTCTCCTTCGCCTATCCCGGCCAGTCGGTGAACGCGCTCAACAACATTACCCTGAACATCGAGGCGGGGGAAAAGGTGGGGATCATCGGCCCGATCGGTTCCGGAAAGACCACGCTCGGCAAGCTGCTTCTGGGACTCTTCGAGCCGGGAAGCGGCATGGTCACCATGGACGACACCGATCTCAGGCAGATCGACCCCGCCGAGCTGCGCCACTACGTGGGGTACGTTCCGCAGGACATCTCGCTCTTCAAGGGGACGGTGCGCGAGAACCTGACCCTTGGCGCGGACGACGTCGACGACCACTCCATCATGCGGGCCGCCGAGCTTGCGGGGGTCGGCGAGTTCGTGAAGAAACACCCGCTCGGCTTCGACATGGAGGTTGCGGAATTCGGCCGCGGGCTCTCCGGCGGGCAGCGCCAGTGCGTCGCCATCGCGCGGGCGCTCCTGCTCGACCCGCCGGTCCTGGTCCTCGACGAGCCGACCAGCAACATGGACAGCCGTTCCGAGCTGAGGCTCAAGAACAACCTGGCCGAGGGGGCGAAGGAAAAGACCATGATCCTGATCACGCACCGCGCCTCGCTGCTCGAGCTCGTGGACCGCATCATCGTCATCGACAACGGCACCGTGGTGGCCGACGGCCCGAAAGGGGCGGTCCTCGAAGCGCTGCAACGCGGGCATCTGAACATCTAG
- a CDS encoding bifunctional diguanylate cyclase/phosphodiesterase, producing MTLYRQLIIFTVVLFLLLFTGTWYAKLANTRTFLTDQLESHVQDTATSLALSISPHVAQKDLTTVEGMINALFDRGYYQKITYTDPRGEVLIDRTLPVKVEDVPQWFVKLVPLKTPEAEADVMAGWNQGGTILVKSHPGYAYETLWNEVISMTVWFAGCAVFMLAAVGIGLKLLLKPLAAVERQADALGRGEYELQDPLPRTREFKSVAEAMNRMTVKVKEMFGEQAARAEGLQERAYHDPLTGIGNRRFFESQVGADLTEGQGRGLLILARVHALEALNTERGLQAGDDLLKRVALLLQEAVSGYGDAVLSRLTGGDFGIFLPHHSSSEAEIVATEIASELGRLARERLSLSDNIANLGVAAYEGSVTLSRLLSEADLALSAAQSKGANGWELRAVSGESALPMGQQQWKESLVRALEERRVTLDAQAVIANTQERGVRQLELFARIAQEDGTALDAALFLPIAERLKLVSAIDRMVIEEALRFDFRSIGVERIAVNISPTSLEDEGFRGWLHGYLKGLPAGAPHINFEFSEFAAVQHLELIREFAAVVRACGHGIGLDHYGRSFSKLGYLKSLRPEYVKIDRAYTGELLSGENDSGFYVASLCSVAHSIDIAVVAEGVESEEQAAVLKELNLDAMQGYFFGRPRPLSSFTAAR from the coding sequence ATGACTCTGTATCGACAGCTCATCATCTTCACCGTCGTCCTTTTCCTGCTCCTCTTCACCGGGACCTGGTACGCGAAGCTCGCCAACACCCGCACCTTCCTGACCGACCAGTTGGAATCCCACGTGCAGGATACCGCGACCTCGCTCGCCCTCTCCATCTCCCCGCACGTGGCGCAAAAGGATCTCACCACGGTGGAGGGGATGATCAACGCCCTCTTCGACCGCGGCTACTACCAGAAGATCACCTACACCGACCCGCGCGGCGAGGTGCTCATCGACAGGACGCTTCCGGTCAAGGTCGAGGACGTGCCGCAGTGGTTCGTGAAACTCGTGCCGCTCAAGACCCCCGAGGCGGAGGCGGACGTTATGGCGGGTTGGAACCAGGGGGGGACCATCCTGGTGAAGAGCCACCCGGGCTACGCCTACGAGACGCTCTGGAACGAGGTGATCTCCATGACCGTCTGGTTCGCCGGCTGCGCCGTCTTCATGCTTGCCGCGGTCGGCATCGGCTTGAAGCTCCTTCTAAAGCCGCTTGCCGCCGTGGAACGCCAGGCGGACGCCCTGGGGCGCGGCGAATACGAGCTGCAGGATCCCCTCCCGCGCACCCGCGAATTCAAGAGCGTGGCCGAGGCGATGAACCGGATGACGGTGAAGGTGAAGGAGATGTTCGGGGAACAGGCGGCGAGGGCCGAGGGGCTGCAGGAGCGGGCCTACCACGACCCGCTGACCGGCATCGGGAACCGGCGCTTCTTCGAGAGTCAGGTGGGAGCCGATCTGACCGAGGGACAGGGGCGTGGCCTGCTCATCCTCGCACGCGTGCATGCCCTGGAGGCGCTCAACACCGAACGCGGACTGCAGGCGGGGGACGATCTTTTGAAGCGGGTCGCCTTGCTGTTGCAGGAAGCGGTTTCCGGCTACGGCGACGCGGTGCTGAGCAGGCTTACCGGCGGCGACTTCGGCATCTTCCTGCCGCACCACTCCTCTTCCGAAGCGGAAATCGTCGCCACCGAGATTGCGAGCGAGCTCGGGCGCCTCGCCCGTGAGCGGCTGTCGCTCTCCGACAACATCGCGAACCTTGGCGTTGCGGCCTACGAGGGGAGCGTCACCCTGTCGCGGCTTCTCTCCGAGGCGGACCTTGCACTCTCGGCGGCGCAAAGCAAAGGGGCGAACGGTTGGGAACTGCGCGCGGTGAGCGGGGAATCGGCGCTCCCCATGGGGCAGCAGCAGTGGAAGGAATCGCTCGTCAGGGCGCTCGAGGAACGGCGTGTGACCCTGGACGCCCAAGCGGTGATCGCGAACACCCAGGAGCGCGGCGTGCGGCAGTTGGAGCTCTTCGCCCGCATTGCGCAGGAGGACGGCACGGCACTCGACGCCGCCCTCTTCCTGCCGATCGCCGAGCGCCTGAAGCTGGTTTCCGCCATCGACCGCATGGTGATCGAGGAGGCGCTGCGCTTTGACTTCCGCAGCATCGGGGTGGAGCGCATCGCCGTCAACATCTCCCCCACTTCACTTGAGGACGAAGGGTTCCGGGGCTGGCTCCACGGCTACCTGAAGGGGCTTCCGGCCGGCGCACCGCACATAAACTTCGAGTTCTCGGAGTTCGCAGCGGTGCAGCATCTGGAACTGATCAGGGAGTTCGCCGCCGTGGTACGGGCGTGCGGACACGGCATCGGCCTCGACCACTACGGCAGGAGCTTCTCGAAGCTTGGCTATCTGAAGTCGCTGCGTCCCGAGTACGTGAAGATCGACCGCGCCTACACGGGCGAACTCTTAAGCGGGGAGAACGACAGCGGCTTCTACGTCGCCTCGCTCTGCAGCGTGGCGCACAGCATCGACATCGCCGTGGTGGCGGAGGGGGTCGAATCCGAAGAGCAGGCTGCGGTGTTGAAGGAGCTGAACCTCGACGCGATGCAGGGGTACTTCTTCGGCAGGCCGCGGCCGCTCTCCTCCTTTACCGCCGCTAGATGA
- a CDS encoding transglutaminase-like cysteine peptidase: MGIYLKRLLSLSLAAFVAALCVAGTVFTAGNFSVDRQLLQQAEKKYGREAYQRLVAWEELIAHDRSRHDRDKLEKVNRFFNERIRFASDREVWGIEDYWATPVEFLAKGAGDCEDFAIAKYFTLKAMGVDDDKLRITYVKALRYNIHHMVLTYYSDPEAEPLVLDNLVDSIDHASRRTDLMPILSFNGSGLWLAKQRGKGKLAGKSNRLRLWQDLLQKMSENKL; the protein is encoded by the coding sequence GTGGGCATCTACCTTAAACGACTACTATCGCTGTCCCTGGCCGCCTTTGTCGCGGCGCTTTGCGTTGCCGGCACCGTCTTCACCGCCGGCAACTTCAGCGTCGACCGGCAGCTCCTGCAGCAGGCGGAAAAGAAGTACGGCCGGGAGGCCTACCAGCGCCTGGTCGCCTGGGAGGAGCTCATCGCACACGACAGGAGCCGCCACGACCGCGACAAGCTCGAGAAGGTGAACCGCTTTTTCAACGAGCGGATCCGCTTCGCTTCCGACCGCGAGGTGTGGGGCATCGAGGACTACTGGGCGACCCCGGTCGAGTTCCTGGCGAAGGGAGCCGGCGACTGCGAGGACTTCGCCATCGCCAAGTACTTCACCCTGAAGGCGATGGGGGTCGACGACGACAAGCTGCGCATCACCTACGTCAAGGCGCTGCGCTACAACATCCATCACATGGTGCTCACCTACTACAGCGACCCGGAGGCCGAGCCGCTCGTGCTCGACAACCTGGTCGACTCCATAGACCACGCCTCCAGACGCACCGACCTCATGCCGATTTTGAGCTTCAACGGCTCCGGGCTGTGGCTCGCCAAGCAAAGGGGTAAGGGAAAGCTCGCCGGCAAGTCGAACCGGCTCAGGCTCTGGCAGGATCTTTTGCAGAAGATGTCCGAGAACAAACTGTAA
- a CDS encoding TolC family outer membrane protein — translation MALTRKLMTVVALGMLTSAAGTAHAETLQDAVKYMLQSNPEVRAQYYNKVAREREVRQAKAGYLPTIDASASAGVSRQHEPTFNTVAPATAVVSVRQNVFRFFGTQHEVERQEARARSREYLLGGTAENNALLASRVYLNVLRNEKLLALAQENLTNHLRIHDQVRLRSESGVDRRADFEQVRGRLALAQANVAAAQANLDDSLADYQAVVGYLPGELADPPSVIADLPKTKEEAEDLAVQGNRTLKSAGADLQERKAQHEAAKSLLYPTLDLALDYRWQKDYNDLPGRREEFLGTATISFNIFNGGWNKARLGQTRSEVYEAEEILNNTKRQTVQSIRLSWDANKSAQERLKFLDDYVKAAGQTAEAFAAQWSIGRRTMFDLLDTQAELINAKASLVNAQYDQRYAEYRILNGMSRLLPTLGLQAPDAGGKVTTASSAP, via the coding sequence ATGGCACTGACCAGGAAGTTAATGACTGTTGTGGCGCTTGGCATGTTAACCTCTGCGGCGGGCACGGCCCACGCCGAGACGCTCCAGGACGCCGTGAAGTACATGTTGCAATCCAACCCCGAAGTACGGGCACAGTACTACAACAAGGTGGCGCGCGAGAGAGAGGTGCGCCAGGCAAAGGCGGGGTACCTTCCCACCATCGACGCATCCGCGTCGGCAGGGGTATCGCGCCAGCATGAGCCGACCTTCAACACCGTCGCCCCCGCCACCGCCGTGGTGAGCGTGCGCCAGAACGTCTTCCGCTTCTTCGGCACGCAGCACGAGGTGGAACGCCAGGAGGCACGGGCTAGGTCCCGCGAGTACCTCCTCGGGGGGACCGCCGAGAACAACGCCCTGCTCGCCTCCAGGGTGTACCTGAACGTGCTCAGAAACGAGAAACTCCTGGCGCTCGCCCAGGAGAACCTGACCAACCACCTGAGGATCCATGACCAGGTAAGGCTCAGAAGCGAGTCCGGCGTGGACCGCCGCGCCGACTTCGAGCAGGTGAGAGGTCGTCTGGCCCTCGCCCAGGCCAACGTCGCCGCAGCACAAGCGAACCTCGACGACAGCCTCGCCGATTACCAGGCCGTGGTCGGCTATCTCCCCGGCGAACTCGCCGACCCGCCCTCGGTAATTGCGGATCTCCCGAAGACCAAGGAAGAGGCCGAAGACCTTGCCGTACAGGGTAACCGCACCTTGAAGTCGGCAGGCGCCGACCTGCAGGAGAGAAAGGCGCAACACGAAGCCGCCAAGAGCCTTCTTTACCCCACCCTCGATCTCGCCCTTGATTATCGCTGGCAAAAAGATTACAACGACTTGCCGGGACGCCGCGAGGAGTTCCTCGGGACCGCCACCATCTCCTTCAACATCTTCAACGGCGGCTGGAACAAGGCGCGCCTGGGGCAGACCCGGAGCGAGGTGTACGAGGCGGAGGAGATCCTCAACAACACGAAAAGGCAGACGGTGCAGTCCATCCGCCTCTCCTGGGACGCCAACAAGTCGGCGCAGGAGCGCCTGAAATTCCTCGACGACTACGTCAAGGCGGCCGGCCAGACCGCCGAGGCGTTCGCTGCACAGTGGTCCATCGGCAGAAGGACCATGTTCGACCTGCTCGACACCCAGGCCGAGCTCATCAACGCCAAGGCAAGCCTGGTGAACGCCCAATACGACCAGAGGTACGCCGAATACCGGATTCTGAACGGGATGTCGCGCCTTCTGCCGACCCTCGGCCTGCAGGCGCCCGACGCCGGCGGGAAGGTGACCACGGCAAGCAGCGCGCCGTAG
- a CDS encoding OmpA family protein, with the protein MKTNSLAIMTAALLCAASLPGTVSAATTSPFSISPMVGGVSFAGKEHLETSPVFGLRAGYNFTKNLELEALYDYAKLRNSRNGSESDFNRFGGDLLWNFRPNEKFVPNLAAGYAGVQLPPGTKGAFDLGGGFKYFVTEDVAWRGDVRGIFYNNKFEDYVVEYTTGLYIPFGGAPAVAKLPEPPPPPQSVPRTMPQAQPTLNLTVPTPPPPVVVAAPEVALAASPTSIKKGERSILSWKSKRADNCEMRPDLGDVAVNGSMTVTPAVDTVYSLTCTGKGGTGAANAAVMVAQPTKAEKRFCNQPAVLMINFDTDKWNVKPQYHAELKSVGDFLNEFPEAYGEISGHTDGTASADHNQRLSERRAQAVRDYIVKNFHIDPKRLTAKGYGKSRPIATNKTAVGRAKNRRIEANLVCKKKEAAAAATPEPAAPQKESSLGKKPLALATAKGNAPLDGGVTPAQRQGEPEKLFVPQVAAPGAALPAAQRKGETEAVLLPSAPTTAVAEGVVPPPLPSAQRKKEIDSSYVDRPVEAAPQGAAAPAALPTAQLAPQPAPLPEGEPAPGEVAAAKRPPELPSAQRAKEVAAPAANTPAAPEPTLPALAAPEVPLLVPVPEAEPVSSALRKQEPVPPAPDEEPFVLKGAPSTPTPEGKIALTGVTIDKNGLSLFTNGKVSDFRVITMVEPYSLVIDLIGAVNGMGAQGAAVDKFDLTNVRFREFPDYLQITLDAGREEIIPYRTFKIDTGLRINIKPRSTHHIGP; encoded by the coding sequence TTGAAAACAAATTCATTGGCCATCATGACTGCAGCACTGCTATGCGCCGCCTCCCTCCCCGGGACCGTGTCAGCAGCTACGACCTCACCCTTCTCCATCTCCCCGATGGTGGGCGGTGTTTCCTTTGCCGGAAAGGAACACCTGGAAACCTCTCCGGTCTTCGGGTTGCGTGCCGGCTACAACTTCACGAAAAACCTGGAGCTCGAGGCGCTCTACGACTACGCGAAGCTCAGAAACAGCCGCAACGGCAGCGAGTCTGACTTCAACCGCTTCGGCGGGGACCTCCTCTGGAACTTCCGCCCTAATGAGAAGTTCGTCCCGAATCTCGCCGCAGGTTACGCAGGCGTACAGCTTCCCCCCGGTACCAAGGGCGCCTTCGACCTTGGCGGGGGCTTCAAGTACTTCGTGACCGAGGATGTCGCCTGGCGCGGCGATGTACGCGGCATCTTCTACAACAACAAGTTTGAGGACTACGTGGTCGAGTACACCACGGGCCTGTACATCCCCTTCGGCGGAGCTCCTGCCGTCGCCAAGCTTCCCGAGCCGCCGCCCCCGCCGCAGTCGGTACCCCGCACCATGCCGCAGGCGCAGCCGACGCTGAACCTGACCGTTCCGACTCCGCCTCCGCCGGTCGTGGTCGCGGCTCCCGAGGTGGCGCTCGCCGCCTCCCCCACTTCGATCAAGAAGGGGGAGCGCTCCATTTTGAGCTGGAAGAGCAAGCGCGCCGACAACTGCGAGATGCGCCCGGATTTGGGTGACGTCGCCGTGAACGGCTCGATGACGGTGACCCCGGCGGTCGACACCGTCTACTCCCTGACCTGCACGGGCAAGGGTGGGACCGGTGCAGCCAACGCCGCGGTCATGGTGGCCCAGCCGACCAAGGCGGAGAAGAGGTTCTGCAACCAGCCCGCGGTGCTCATGATCAACTTCGACACCGACAAGTGGAACGTGAAGCCGCAGTACCACGCGGAACTGAAGTCGGTGGGCGACTTCCTGAACGAATTCCCCGAGGCGTACGGCGAGATCTCCGGCCATACCGACGGCACCGCCAGTGCCGACCACAACCAGAGGCTCTCCGAACGGCGCGCCCAGGCGGTGCGCGATTACATCGTGAAGAACTTCCACATCGATCCGAAGCGGCTGACCGCCAAGGGGTACGGCAAGAGCCGCCCCATAGCGACCAACAAGACCGCCGTGGGACGCGCGAAGAACAGGCGCATCGAGGCGAACCTCGTGTGCAAGAAGAAGGAAGCCGCAGCGGCGGCGACTCCGGAACCGGCCGCACCCCAAAAGGAGAGCTCGCTCGGAAAAAAGCCCTTAGCCCTGGCGACAGCGAAGGGTAACGCACCGCTTGACGGTGGCGTTACCCCGGCGCAACGCCAGGGTGAACCGGAAAAACTGTTTGTACCGCAGGTAGCCGCGCCCGGCGCGGCCCTGCCCGCAGCACAGCGCAAGGGGGAGACGGAAGCCGTTTTGCTCCCCTCAGCGCCGACAACCGCAGTAGCGGAGGGGGTCGTCCCCCCTCCGCTGCCTTCCGCGCAGCGCAAGAAGGAAATTGACTCCTCCTACGTGGACCGCCCCGTAGAGGCCGCCCCGCAAGGGGCCGCAGCACCCGCGGCGCTCCCCACGGCGCAGCTTGCACCGCAGCCTGCCCCGCTTCCGGAGGGAGAACCGGCCCCCGGAGAGGTTGCCGCGGCAAAACGGCCGCCTGAACTCCCCTCTGCACAAAGGGCAAAGGAAGTGGCAGCCCCCGCCGCAAACACTCCCGCCGCACCGGAGCCGACGCTCCCCGCTTTAGCCGCACCGGAGGTACCACTGCTCGTTCCCGTCCCGGAAGCCGAGCCGGTCTCGTCCGCGCTCAGGAAGCAGGAGCCGGTGCCGCCCGCCCCCGACGAGGAACCCTTCGTCCTCAAGGGCGCCCCATCAACGCCGACGCCCGAGGGAAAGATCGCCCTGACCGGGGTCACCATCGACAAGAACGGATTAAGCCTCTTCACCAACGGCAAGGTCAGCGACTTCCGCGTGATCACCATGGTGGAGCCCTACAGCCTGGTCATCGACCTCATCGGTGCGGTGAACGGCATGGGGGCCCAAGGCGCTGCGGTCGACAAATTCGACCTCACCAACGTCCGCTTCCGCGAATTCCCCGATTATCTCCAGATCACCCTCGACGCCGGCCGGGAGGAAATCATCCCGTACCGCACCTTCAAGATCGACACGGGGTTGAGGATCAACATCAAGCCTAGAAGCACCCATCACATAGGACCCTGA